The genomic interval TTTCTGCCCTAGAATTTTTTTGTGTCCCTCGATTTATGACTCTCCTTACATTTCtgaaccgaaaattttcaaactcGCTGTACCCAGATGAGTCTTTAGGCCACATTTAGGTCGTCTAAAATTTCGTAAACCCCATGTCCCTCTTCGGGCGCCATTCTGTAAATAAGTCTCGtcggctgggatatactcagtgcCGCCAGGTTCtgtttaccgaaaatatttataaagatatgggacaaaaaggtctaggatgaaaatcggttggctggcgtgagatgtagagcaccagccaccgggatacggagtgagagaaatagtttattcggtgtctgcaGCAGAGtaaaaagggtcagcggtaacgcgcatttgggcctggctcatagtattcgctacgagaaggccgagagagagaggaTCGGTTATGgggacaacttttccctatGGCAGAATTTATgccctaaaatctaggcatttgtcttgaaatatgtatttatgcgtggccagcttgattggattattttcctacgagttgtattaaaatcagccGAGAAATACGTTTgttagagcatttttatttcttggttcatgtttttctcagtgctcgcaggctaacgggttaggttaggtcatggtatataaattctagcctccTCTGGGCGAAGttgcatcgaggccttcgagaaatttctcattgcacgggactctcgcttGCCAAaatgcacacgcacacacgcgtGAGTCcaggtgctccgccgctggtcctggttcggcacactctcctcgaggtcgtctaggttaACTCCgtcctgggtcacttggcaccagtcactcgactgcctTTGGGGGTTTTTTTCCCCACAACTTTTCGCACTCAGAACGCGAAAGGCTCtcgttgtccacatgaatctgctctgctcgcacttctgatcccagCCGCCGCCCTTACAAGAGCCCActcctcgcacttctgatcccgtgctcCGCGTGTGCCAGAGTGCCAGACtcaagctttgccgccgcgttttgttcaagttttcggctgctctgggtcgGGGGTTATTTTCCTgttcgatcgcatgtcctctcccgcttgctcctgtgcggcgctgctcacgcgagcacttttcgtggtgagCTCACCTGGAGCGGAAGGGGAAAGATAAACAGAACATATCGCTTGGGCTTAGCTAAGGTAACTATTGTGTACAAACATAAgtacaaatcttacaattattggttaagcttacatattaagtgaactgtacaaagtttttacaaagttattcacgagggttttggttttgttgttagctggtgttgttgttgccgctgctgttgctattgccgctggcGGCTGTTGTTGTGGGCGAGGCCTTTGGGCGTTGCGGCTGGCGATGTTTAACCTGCcaactggcgttgttgttggcgctggttgccgatgttgttggcgctggctggtgttgttgctggcgctggttgccgttgttgttggcgctggctggtgttgttgctggcgctatttgtgaggggtcaatcGCATCCTCACATCCCCCTCCTACTTTGGGGGGCGTTTAGAAATGGTGATCCGGTCGGTTTTTGTGATGTGTACCCGGAATTCGTCTGCTCCAGCATGGACCATTTGCGATTTACCCGCCGGTTCGTCGTCCTTCTCTGCCGGATAGTAATTGACGACTCCGTTCGGGCCCGCGTCTTCTAAGGAGGCCGTGGCTTGCGTCGCCATGCGTCACAGCTGGGACGGGTTGTCAGACGCCATGTCTGTAGGGGAGAACGAAAGGGTAttaatgctttgttttaacgattactaactgggttttaattatttagttaGTAATCATGGGGAAAAAAGGTTCTCTACAGTGGCACTGGGAGCGTTGAGTTCCCACTAGGGAGGTGGAACGTTGGGAAGGCGCACCTTCCAGCAAGTGGCCCCACTGACTCAAACATTGGCTCCTGGCGCAGTGTTCCTGGTTGGCTCTCGCCTCGGTCAGATCGGGCGTCGCTTGCCGGCTTTTTTTGTGGCAAGTTCGTTGCTATTGTGCCGTCTTCGTACGGActtctggagctgctgctgcgctactATCTTCGTGTATGCTCCCGCCGTCTGCGGGTgtccttggtttctgtatctctgctgttcTCGACTTGATGTGTACTTTTCTTCGTGTATGCTTCTCCGTTccttccgccttgatgcgggtaatCTTTGATTTCTGTATTTCTGCTGATCGCTAAACTTACTCCGCCATCTGAATGTCTTCGTTGTCGTCCAGTCGACTGGGTACCAAATTCTGGGTTTCTGGCTCGTTGCCTGCTTCCTTAAAATCTCTAAGGGATGCCGTTCTGCGTTGCCTGCTCTGGGTACGTTGCAAGCGCACTATGGTGGGAGAAAATAACTTAATTACTTTATACGAGCCTTCGTACTTGGGTGCTAGCTTATCGGTTTTCCGCCGCCCTGGACAAATAATGCTGCTTTACGAAGACAAGTGATCCCATGGTCGGTCTGCACGCACGTCGCCTGAGATCGTAATGTTTCCGCTGCTCTAACGAAGCTCTCTGAGTGTTCTCCTGTACTACCTTGAAAATGTCCCGTAGCAATACCTCTTGGCTTGGTCCTGGAGTCACTTCATCATACAAGGCCCCTGGGAGTCGTGGTTCTCCGCCTTGGACGATGAACGCTGCACTGAATCCGGTTGAGTCTGAGatgctgctattaattgccagattcagttcgggcagaagttcgtcccacgtcgtctgcttgtgctcgatatactgggcgaccattgttttaatggtgcgattggccctttctgtcgggttctgctGCGGAATATAAGGTGCTCTATGTTGGAActccattcccgcctgcttgAATAAAGCTTTGAATGAACGACTCGTAAATTGTGTCCCATTATCGCAGACAAATGTTCGGGGAATACCAATGTGATTCAAAATCCTCTCCAGAAAGTATTTTTCGAGATGCGCCGAAGTAGCTTTTCTCAAGATGACCAACTcaacccatttcgaaaaggcgtcgaagaaTACGTGCAGCATCGTATTCCCACTCTTGGATCGCGGAAAGGGCCCAATAAAATAGACGCAGACAGTATCGAACGGCTCGTTAATCtgtctggtgaacattttacccgccggtttggtttggctgactttgaaccgTTGACAAGTGTCACACATGCGGACATTCCTGGCAATATCGTGGAAAAGACCCTTCCAGTAATatctctgggcgatccgggtgGTGGTCTTCCTGATTCCGAGATGTCCTGCCGTGGGCTGGTCATGGCATTCCGACAGTATTCGCTGTCGGTGTTCTTTGGCCTCGCACAGTTTCCAGGGCACGGAGTCTTCGTTGTCGGGTCGGGATCCGATATGCCGATATAGCTGTTGTTCTCGTTCGCGTAGTCCGGGTAATCTTAAGTCCTGTCCTCAACAAGTCTCAGCATCCGTTGGTACTATGTCCCGACTTATCCTCCTGGATAAGATGAAGTACTTCCAAAGGCTGTCCAGAaagtgcatctgcaacaatgttctggctcccgcgtcgataggtgacgtcaaactggTACTGCTGCAGTTCCAACGCCCAGCGCGCTATACGGCCGGTGGGATTATCAAtcgagttgagccacttcaaggcgaggtgGTCCGTTATCACCTCGAATCGATAACCGTCCAAGTAGCATCTGAGTTTCCTGATGGCCCATATGATAGCCTTTTCTGTGGTGGAGTAGTGAGGCGTCTGCTGGCGAATGCGATGACTCGTTCTTCTCCCTGTATTTTCTGCGTTAAAACTGCTCCTAGGCCGATGTCGCTGGCGTCTGTTTGCAACACGAACTTCTCGTTGAAGTCGGGGCAGGCGAGAACCGGCGCCAGTTGCCGTGCTGTTAAAATCTTGTCCGTATCCGTGTGAATTCCCTTCTCACTGATGACGTGTCCCTAGTACACCAGGCTGCGATTATTTCTTCGCGTTGAGACGAAAGTTCGCCTTTCGTAGCCGTCGGAATACTTCTTGTAGATGCTGCAGATGCTCCTCCAGAGtgcggccgatgatgatgatatcatCCAAATACGCAAACGCGTCCGGTCCTATGACGCTGTCGAGCGCCCGCTGGAATGTGGCTGGTGctgagtggaggccaaacggCATCACTTTCCAGTGGTACAAGCCCCTCCCGGGGACTGTAAATGCTGTGCACTCGCGGCTGGACTCGGCTACAGGAATTTGCCAATATCCGCTCTTCAAATCGAGCGTCGATATGTACTTGGCATGGCGTAGACGCTCCAAGATGTGCGTTATCCTTGGCAGCGGGTATGCATCTGGAATAGAATGGGCATTTAGTTGTCGAAAATCTACACATAGCCGCATCTCTCCAGATTTCTTGCCCACGAGTACAATAGGGGCGCTGTGGGGGCTCCTTGAAGGCTCTATACATTCGTTGTGTAGCAGTTTGTCGATCTGCTCATCAATAATCCTCTGCATCGCTGTTGTTTTATGGGCTTATCATCCCGCATCGTGATCGTTTGCTGTGATTACGGCTAGTGCTCCTCCAGCGTCAAGTGTGTACCCTGGTCTGGCTGGGGAAGGTGCTCAAACTGGTTCCACTGAAACTGTACCATGATTCCGTCGAAACGGATTATTTCGCATGGCGTTGTCGTCTCGAGGCCCTAAAATACTGCTGGTCGGGGTGGCTTGCATCTCGTTTTCTGGATCGTTGCTTGCTGGAGTGAACGCGTTCGTCAAGAGAGAAGGCATAGCTAAGTCGTTTGTGGGGCTGCTTATTAGAAAATTGTTCAGCTGTAGCAAAGCACGGCCGCATTGGAGAGTGACAGACAAGCCACAGAAGAAGGTCTTGCCCAATAGCACGTCCAGTGCTCAGCTGTATCCTTCAGAAGACCAGGGATGGTCTGCGGCATCTTCTCCACGTCAACTTCGTATGCGGTGGCTCGTTCCTCGAGGTGTTGCATGAAGGTGATGGGGTCCGTAGTACCGTCAAAAGTGATTCCCCAATTCTTCAACTTCTCCGCTAGCGTGGCTGCGGACATCTCTGCTTTCTTGGGAAAAATATCCCGCTTGACCGGATGGATCTCCGTGTCTCCGACTACATCGGCTGCACCCCTGCCTTCCAGTGCTTGCGCCTGAAGCTGCGTTGGACCCGGTGGGTGTGGGTTCGGAGTCGGTGAGCGCTGTTTCCTATCTGTTAGTGCGGCTGCAATTTCCGCCTCGCATTCCTGTAGTCGCTCGGATATCTCCAGCACGTGGTCGTCCcgattattaaaagcagccagccggctcctcatTTCCTCAACTGTTCCGGTTTCTTCCAGGGAAAGGTCTTTCAGAATCGCCTCCAATTCCCACATCCGGAGATACGAAATTCAATGCGCTCCCATATTGCtgtgaaataatagttaactgGCAAACGATAGGAAAAATTTCGATAGGACGAGAGAAATTGTTGAACGAGGATCAAACGAGGTTCGAACTGGTTAAAACCTTCACCGAAAAATTTGGTTATATTTCTCACCAAGAATTTACTAAATTCCCACGTGCAACGATGGTGACCACAATCAAACGACGATTTTAATTCCTAAATTTTCTCAACGgtgattaaattttgtttgacGACGaggtagtttttaaatttttttccacgACGATGTTTTAGAGAGCTGCCGATGCACGTGTTGACTCGGCGACGGTTATATTAGAAGCCCCCCAACCGATGTGATCCCGTTGCCCGTACTGGCTCGACTCCTGCTCGTGTGAGAGAGACGACGATGAGAGTGAAACGAAAATCAAAATGGCTGCACTATGGCACTATGGCAGTATACGTTAGCTTTTCCCTACCTCGTGCTTTCGAAACTCTCGTGACCTGAGTTGGCTAACCTATAGGGCTCTCGTCTCTCTCCTTCTCCGATTATCTGCCTGTATGTGATTCTTGCTCAAGTGAATTGCTGGCCACGTGATCTTGGAACAAATAATCTCTGAATTGAGGTTATGTACTTTGCttagcttagaaataaatgtatgtgtgtctGCGTGCGTTAGAAATTTCTAAGTTTTTCATTTGAGGTTAGGTTCGATGCGctggtatattttaaaaatatatatatatatatatataaaaaaatatagaaaacagggaaatatatatatatatatatatatatatatatatacgacGAGACTTATTTACAGAATGGCGCCCTGGGGAGAGTCATAAATCGAGGGACACAAAAAAATTCTAGGGCAGAAAAcagggaaatatatatatatatatatatatttccctgttttctgcaaaacaaaaaaatatatatatatatatatatatatatatatatatatatatatatatatatatataaatatttatttatattatatataaatattttcggtaaa from Drosophila biarmipes strain raj3 unplaced genomic scaffold, RU_DBia_V1.1 ptg000007l, whole genome shotgun sequence carries:
- the LOC127011736 gene encoding uncharacterized protein LOC127011736 codes for the protein MQRIIDEQIDKLLHNECIEPSRSPHSAPIVLVGKKSGEMRLCVDFRQLNAHSIPDAYPLPRITHILERLRHAKYISTLDLKSGYWQIPVAESSRECTAFTVPGRGLYHWKVMPFGLHSAPATFQRALDSVIGPDAFAYLDDIIIIGRTLEEHLQHLQEGHVISEKGIHTDTDKILTARQLAPVLACPDFNEKFVLQTDASDIGLGATPHYSTTEKAIIWAIRKLRCYLDGYRFEVITDHLALKWLNSIDNPTGRIARWALELQQYQFDDLRLPGLREREQQLYRHIGSRPDNEDSVPWKLCEAKEHRQRILSECHDQPTAGHLGIRKTTTRIAQRYYWKGLFHDIARNVRMCDTCQRFKVSQTKPAGKMFTRQINEPFDTVCVYFIGPFPRSKSGNTMLHVFFDAFSKWVDSISDSTGFSAAFIVQGGEPRLPGALYDEVTPGPSQEVLLRDIFKVVQENTQRASLEQRKHYDLRRLRLQRTQSRQRRTASLRDFKEAGNEPETQNLVPSRLDDNEDIQMAE